The window CAATGGTCGGCGGTGGCCCAGTTCACGCCAGCGCTCAAGCTGAGGGTGCTGCGCTCACTCAGCGGCAGGCCATACGACGCACCCACCGACAAGGTGGTGCCGTCGCCCCGGCCCATCAGGTCTTGGGTCACATCGGTGCCCACCGACCAGCGTTTGTTGAGTTGGTAGTTCACGCCCACACGGGCACGCAAGGTGTTTTTGCCCGAAGAAAAACCATCAAAGCTGCTGTTGTCTTGCAAGTTCTGGACGCGCAAAGACAGGTCGACTTTCAGGCGTTCGTCATCACGCAGCTGGTAGGCCAGGTTGGCCTCTTTGCGGTAACCACTGAAGGCCAGCCATTCGTCGCCCGTGGCATGGCCCAAGCGCCACCGCCCATAGCGCACACCCAGCACCGGGCGCAGTACCAAGCTGGTGCTGGCGTCTCCCAGGTCCTGGGTCTTGAGCTTCAGGCCCACGGTGTAGCGCCAGCGGTGTGTGGGGTCATCTTGGGCAGCGGGCACGCCCGACACCACGGCCACTGCAGCTGTGTCAAGAGGGGGTATTTCAGGTGCGGGTGCGGGCAGCATACGGCTTCAGTCCCGGGTCACGCGCAGCAGCTCTTCGGCGCTGGTGATGCCCGCATCGACCAAACGCTGGCCGTCGTCACGCATCAGCACCATGCCTTGGGCCAAGGCCGTGGTGCGCAGCTCGGCTTCGGCCGCGCGGTGGTGGATCTGGGCACGGATCTC is drawn from Limnohabitans sp. 63ED37-2 and contains these coding sequences:
- a CDS encoding MipA/OmpV family protein translates to MLPAPAPEIPPLDTAAVAVVSGVPAAQDDPTHRWRYTVGLKLKTQDLGDASTSLVLRPVLGVRYGRWRLGHATGDEWLAFSGYRKEANLAYQLRDDERLKVDLSLRVQNLQDNSSFDGFSSGKNTLRARVGVNYQLNKRWSVGTDVTQDLMGRGDGTTLSVGASYGLPLSERSTLSLSAGVNWATADHWATQLRLLPPPPGGWHAGLGSVGLGLSYRYALTPQWAWFGTVGSSRHLGQVDTVSPSTLSWSGQIGVLYFSR